In the genome of Vicia villosa cultivar HV-30 ecotype Madison, WI linkage group LG7, Vvil1.0, whole genome shotgun sequence, one region contains:
- the LOC131617349 gene encoding uncharacterized protein LOC131617349, whose amino-acid sequence MERKRSFSTFNNNTNSFKKTLQVRTNQNKNKPSFTKEDSAILLKKYDARTVLKLLQEVASNAGWKINWKELVKKSSTGISSVEEYRILWRHLAYGDSLIDDDFQDLDDDSDLECERKPFPPISKQNESQAAACVQVMIESVAMSKSAPSSSTIEVPLPIKVASSNLNEETTISFPVLVDRPTRVNNDTNASSRKGAWSREEDIELQAAVQKWGEGNWTEMAARDDFTLNRTAAQLSKRWRILRNKADTN is encoded by the exons ATGGAGAGAAAACGTTCTTTTTCTACcttcaacaacaacaccaacagcTTCAAAAAGACGTTGCAAGTAAGAACCAATCAAAACAAGAACAAACCTTCTTTCACCAAAGAAGACTCTGCGATTCTCTTGAAAAa GTATGATGCGAGAACAGTGTTGAAGCTGTTGCAGGAAGTGGCGAGTAATGCAGGTTGGAAGATTAATTGGAAGGAATTGGTGAAGAAAAGTTCGACTGGAATTTCGAGTGTGGAAGAGTATCGAATTCTGTGGCGGCATTTGGCGTATGGTGATTCATTGATTGACGATGATTTTCAAGATCTG GATGATGATAGTGATTTGGAATGTGAGCGGAAACCATTCCCACCAATATCCAAGCAAAATGAATCCCAAGCTGCAGCATGTGTCCAG GTAATGATTGAATCTGTTGCAATGAGTAAATCAGCACCAAGTAGCTCAACAATTGAAGTTCCATTGCCTATAAAAGTTGCTTCATCTAATTTGAATGAAGAGACAACCATTAGTTTTCCAGTTCTTGTGGATAGACCAACAAGGGTAAATAATGATACAAATGCATCATCAAGAAAAGGAGCATGGTCAAGGGAAGAGGACATAGAATTACAAGCTGCTGTTCAGAAATGGGGTGAAGGGAATTGGACAGAGATGGCTGCAAGAGATGATTTTACTCTTAATAGAACTGCTGCACAGTTGTCTAAG AGGTGGAGAATTTTAAGAAATAAAGCTGACACTAACTGA